From the Lolium rigidum isolate FL_2022 chromosome 2, APGP_CSIRO_Lrig_0.1, whole genome shotgun sequence genome, one window contains:
- the LOC124687199 gene encoding germin-like protein 2-4: MSANQRGTSQQLSCRADQSSRRDEPAGMARHHALLLLAVLLPAAAMADPDALQDFCVPDAGRGRPVELGLLRTYPCRNPANLTAGDFAFSGVRAAGNFSAATGFAGVSVTPAQFPGLNTLGMSFARADLSAAGGVNPPHYHPRATETALVLAGRVYAGFVDTGGRLFAKVLDKGDVMVFPRGMVHFQLNVGDAPATVFGSFNSENPGIVRIPATVFGSGIRDAVLERAFGLTPAELRRIENKFGPPKKTEMED; encoded by the coding sequence ATGTCCGCAAACCAAAGAGGAACCAGTCAACAAttgagctgccgagctgatcagtcCAGTAGACGCGACGAACCTGCAGGAATGGCGCGCCACCatgctctcctcctcctcgccgtgctGCTCCCTGCAGCGGCCATGGCCGACCCGGACGCGCTGCAGGACTTCTGCGTGCCGGACGCCGGGCGCGGCCGCCCGGTGGAGCTCGGCCTCCTGCGCACCTACCCGTGCAGGAACCCCGCCAACCTCACGGCGGGCGACTTCGCCTTCTCGGGCGTGCGCGCCGCGGGAAACTTCTCGGCGGCCACCGGCTTCGCGGGTGTGTCCGTGACGCCGGCGCAGTTCCCGGGGCTCAACACCCTGGGCATGTCCTTCGCGCGCGCCGACCTCTCTGCGGCCGGCGGCGTCAACCCGCCCCACTACCACCCGCGCGCCACCGAGACGgcgctcgtcctcgccggccGCGTCTACGCCGGCTTCGTCGACACCGGCGGCCGCCTCTTCGCCAAGGTGCTCGACAAGGGGGACGTCATGGTCTTCCCGCGGGGCATGGTGCACTTCCAGCTCAACGTCGGCGACGCGCCCGCCACTGTGTTCGGGAGCTTCAACAGCGAGAACCCTGGCATCGTGCGCATCCCCGCCACCGTCTTCGGCTCCGGGATCAGGGACGCCGTCCTCGAGAGGGCCTTCGGGCTCACCCCGGCCGAGCTCCGCCGGATCGAGAACAAGTTCGGACCGCCCAAGAAAACAGAGATGGAGGATTAG